One stretch of Brevibacillus laterosporus DNA includes these proteins:
- a CDS encoding recombinase family protein, with amino-acid sequence MRKIGYIRVSSLDQNPARQLQQLNEVGMDVIFEEKESGATQDRPELQKMLKELREDDIIYVSDLTRITRSTRDLSELDNN; translated from the coding sequence ATGCGGAAAATCGGTTATATTCGGGTCAGTTCATTGGATCAAAACCCAGCTAGACAGCTTCAGCAGCTAAATGAAGTTGGCATGGATGTTATTTTTGAAGAAAAAGAATCTGGAGCAACACAGGACAGACCTGAATTGCAGAAGATGTTAAAGGAGTTACGAGAAGATGACATCATCTATGTATCGGACCTTACTCGCATTACCAGAAGTACAAGAGATTTATCCGAACTGGATAATAATTGA
- a CDS encoding Replication termination protein, which yields MSERESTGFLIKQRAFLKLYLITMVEKKNGYALQMLDFLQHDFKNLGYKPNHAEIYRSLDDLVEDGILYRIKRPQPNMNSKHKEVVYYHFVSNGGYEAAMRYKTNVKTDLDRCIGILRKAVADNY from the coding sequence ATGTCAGAACGAGAAAGTACGGGGTTTTTAATTAAACAAAGGGCCTTTCTTAAGCTATATTTGATTACAATGGTAGAAAAGAAAAATGGTTATGCCCTACAGATGCTTGATTTTTTACAACATGATTTCAAAAATCTTGGATACAAACCTAATCATGCTGAAATTTATCGTTCTCTTGATGATCTTGTGGAAGATGGCATTTTGTACCGTATAAAAAGACCTCAACCAAATATGAATTCCAAGCATAAGGAGGTCGTTTATTATCATTTTGTTTCAAACGGCGGTTATGAAGCTGCAATGCGTTATAAGACAAATGTAAAAACGGACTTAGACAGATGCATTGGGATTTTACGAAAAGCTGTTGCAGATAATTATTAA
- the map gene encoding type I methionyl aminopeptidase, translating into MITIKSQSEINKMHEAGKLVAACHKEVAKFIKPGITSFEINNFVHSYLTKSEAIPEQIGFNGYKYATCASVNDEICHGFPTHKPLKNGDIVTVDFVANLHGGLADSAWTHTVGTISEEAKHLLQITKESMYKGIEQALIGNRLGDIGHAIQTFVEAEGLSVVRDFCGHGIGPTLHEEPQVAHYGKPGKGLRLKEGMVITIEPMVNLGSWHSKMDANGWTARTVDGKLSAQYEHTVAITKNGPLILTEQD; encoded by the coding sequence ATGATTACGATAAAAAGTCAAAGCGAAATCAATAAGATGCACGAAGCAGGAAAACTTGTGGCTGCTTGTCACAAAGAAGTTGCAAAGTTTATTAAACCAGGTATTACCTCTTTTGAAATTAATAATTTTGTTCATTCCTATTTAACTAAGTCAGAAGCAATTCCTGAACAAATCGGATTTAACGGTTATAAGTATGCTACCTGTGCTTCCGTAAACGATGAGATTTGTCATGGATTCCCCACTCATAAACCACTAAAAAATGGAGATATTGTAACCGTAGATTTTGTTGCTAATTTACATGGTGGTCTGGCTGACTCAGCTTGGACACATACAGTGGGCACCATTTCAGAAGAAGCAAAGCACTTATTACAAATTACCAAGGAATCTATGTATAAAGGTATCGAACAAGCACTGATTGGAAATCGACTAGGAGATATCGGTCATGCCATCCAAACATTCGTTGAAGCAGAAGGGTTATCCGTCGTTAGGGATTTTTGTGGACACGGCATAGGACCAACATTACATGAAGAACCGCAAGTTGCGCATTACGGTAAACCAGGTAAAGGGCTCAGATTAAAAGAGGGTATGGTAATCACCATCGAACCTATGGTTAATCTAGGCTCATGGCACTCAAAAATGGACGCAAACGGTTGGACAGCCCGCACCGTCGATGGGAAGCTATCCGCTCAATATGAGCACACTGTGGCGATTACAAAGAATGGACCACTTATTCTGACCGAACAAGACTGA
- a CDS encoding DUF1232 domain-containing protein: MENEPKETGLGILIKKLLQEQSMSMRTLSKQSRINVATISRIINGKQTARPKHLEQIGECLGVSMDRLFLAAGYPISTTKEFLPSDIHTSVDKIQKVLESSQLFDWTYTTEQVQLELEKYERHAQTREGSRIIREEFQEKVETVNGEGPFIDQLKEMYVQFCHDETQPLERAVIGSALLYFILSVDIIPDYVFPIGYLDDAIAVQLTLQKLGRLQEKEEKGN, encoded by the coding sequence ATGGAAAACGAACCAAAAGAGACTGGATTAGGAATTTTAATTAAAAAGCTACTACAAGAGCAGTCAATGTCTATGCGTACGCTGAGCAAGCAGTCAAGGATAAACGTTGCAACAATCTCCCGAATTATAAATGGGAAACAAACAGCGCGCCCCAAGCATTTGGAGCAAATTGGTGAGTGTCTTGGTGTATCAATGGATCGCTTATTTTTGGCCGCCGGTTACCCCATTTCAACCACAAAGGAGTTCCTACCATCCGATATTCATACTTCAGTCGATAAAATTCAGAAAGTTCTAGAATCATCACAATTATTTGATTGGACATATACAACAGAGCAAGTACAGCTAGAATTAGAAAAATATGAAAGGCATGCACAGACTAGAGAGGGGAGTAGAATCATTAGAGAAGAATTTCAAGAAAAAGTGGAGACTGTGAATGGAGAAGGACCGTTCATTGATCAATTAAAAGAGATGTATGTGCAATTCTGTCATGATGAGACTCAACCACTAGAACGGGCTGTGATTGGTAGTGCACTTTTGTACTTTATCTTGTCGGTCGACATTATTCCTGATTATGTTTTTCCCATTGGATATCTGGATGACGCGATTGCGGTTCAATTGACCTTGCAGAAGTTAGGAAGGTTGCAGGAGAAAGAAGAAAAGGGGAATTAG
- a CDS encoding TetR/AcrR family transcriptional regulator, which produces MSPRTKEQNDAIRRQRIFQIRHTAAEVFLEKGMNMEMGDIAKRAGIGRGTVYHYYNNKISLLEDVLLEALEEAKKNTDQALQTTYSPLTRLEQYTRLQLSSWVQQPFIFVLFKNFLQSEPIPIQNYNELLQDFHSSLYNPVIETIEEGIQTGQIISIESGIAGKLFLGTLVGTAVSYIGKNDYSDPIANTNWMDDVITVLFRGLKA; this is translated from the coding sequence ATGTCTCCAAGAACAAAGGAACAAAATGATGCGATCCGAAGACAACGTATATTTCAAATACGTCATACAGCAGCAGAAGTCTTTTTAGAAAAAGGTATGAACATGGAGATGGGTGACATTGCTAAGAGAGCGGGAATAGGCCGTGGAACGGTATACCACTACTATAATAATAAAATAAGTCTCCTTGAGGATGTATTGCTTGAAGCGTTAGAAGAAGCAAAAAAAAATACAGATCAGGCCTTACAAACCACTTACTCACCATTGACTCGCTTGGAACAATACACAAGACTTCAGCTTAGTAGTTGGGTACAGCAACCGTTTATCTTTGTTCTATTTAAAAATTTCCTTCAGTCTGAACCCATTCCTATTCAAAATTACAATGAGCTACTGCAAGATTTTCACTCTTCCTTGTACAATCCTGTGATCGAAACGATCGAAGAAGGAATTCAAACCGGTCAGATTATTTCTATAGAATCGGGAATCGCTGGCAAACTCTTCTTAGGAACTTTAGTGGGAACCGCAGTCTCTTATATCGGTAAAAATGATTATTCCGATCCAATAGCAAATACCAACTGGATGGATGATGTAATTACTGTCCTCTTTAGAGGATTAAAAGCTTGA